The Methanofollis sp. nucleotide sequence ACCCCCGGCGCCCTCACACGATCCCGAATATCAGGGCCATATAGCCCGCATACGCGGCGATGAGGAGGAGCGACCACGCCCGCGTGAACCGGTCGCCGCCAATGAAGAGGGGGACGACGGCGAGGGCGAATGCGGCGGTGATCAGGGTGTCGGAGAGGTTGCCGATCGGCACCGGCCTGATGAGGGCCCCGATGCCCATCACGAAGAGGAGGTTGAAAATGTTGCTCCCCAGGATGTTCCCGACCGAGATGCCGCCCTCGCCCCTGACGATCGCCATGAGGGAGGTCGCGAGTTCGGGCAGGGAGGTGCCCACCGCCACGATCGAGAGCCCGATGACGAGAGTCGGGACACCGAGCGCGCCGGCGATCGCCACCGCCCCGTCGACGACGAACTGGGCGCCGATGATGACGGCGGCAAGTCCTGCGATGGTGAGGAGCACGTCCCTGTTCCCGTGGCTCTCGACCCCGGATGCCTCCTCTCCCTTCCCGTGCCGCCAGAGGAGGGCGAGGATGACGGCGAATGCGACCAGCATCCCGACGCCGGCGAGAAGGTCGAGTGTGCCCCGCAGGGCGAAGAGGACGAAGACCCCCGTCGCCGCGAGCATCAGCCCGGTCTCCCACAGGGAGGAGTCATGGCCGTCGCTGTTCCTGCCGACAAGTTGTGGCCTGATAAATGCGCAGAGTGCAAGGACAAGGGCGATATTCGCGATGTTGCTCCCGAGGACGTTCCCGAGAGCGATCCCTGCATCGTCGGCGGCGACGGCGTTCACGCTCACCACGAACTCGGGGAGAGAGGTGCCGAAGGCGATGACCGTAAACCCGACCGTCGCCGCCGAGACCCCGAAACGCGCTGCAAGCCCGCTCCCCCCGCCGACAAAGAAGTCCGCGCCTTTGACAAGGAGGACAATGCCAACGAAAAA carries:
- a CDS encoding calcium/sodium antiporter; this translates as MIIEGILFFVGIVLLVKGADFFVGGGSGLAARFGVSAATVGFTVIAFGTSLPEFVVSVNAVAADDAGIALGNVLGSNIANIALVLALCAFIRPQLVGRNSDGHDSSLWETGLMLAATGVFVLFALRGTLDLLAGVGMLVAFAVILALLWRHGKGEEASGVESHGNRDVLLTIAGLAAVIIGAQFVVDGAVAIAGALGVPTLVIGLSIVAVGTSLPELATSLMAIVRGEGGISVGNILGSNIFNLLFVMGIGALIRPVPIGNLSDTLITAAFALAVVPLFIGGDRFTRAWSLLLIAAYAGYMALIFGIV